CCCGTCGAAGAACAGAGTTCCTTGGCCAacattgtattattatatttaacgcATTAAATTCAACAGAGTCATCACTAAGTAAAATTTCAATGAACAACATATCggtcatttacttgaatagagtcacaactcaaaaaaatcgatttttcaggagtgcgatttaaagttttcaattgtctcttatttaacaaatatagaaaaatgccataagtttattgacaaatctagtgacCTGTaatatattgtaacggatttccaaaatctgtcgttaacgctgaaactctaccctgagttcgatcactggattgtcaaataaaagtcgcactttaatggctatacactaaactttatttctaattccttataacttaacattttagtactcaatactctactttacaactctaacttataacttgtttacactttgctcgacaactctctccttagaattgtcctcactcgacaactctcttatcagaactgtgtgttgctgccagtccgacagcccttatatagtcgattgtaagcgatacatcgtcACTCGaatattctggcaactacgaatatcgatctctagatacatctggcaagttatcgatttcgattgtagattctagtttgttctggtgccattttcgttacaatattaaatacaatgttgagcataaatagACCAAATGGAGTGTACTAAtgttttttcttgggcataaacgtgacccactttgaattatgtggttatttgtgaaaaatataaatcacttatgaaatgaaatttttatacaatatggacgatgaaattgcgcacatttctgcatactcaactcaaaaattttttgagttatgacaatATTCAAGttaatgagcgatatgtatatgaTTGCTATCTTATCGATCTTTGTTTTCATCTCTGCAGTAtgcgaaaataaatttagattatACATCTAAAAATACATCAGTGAAATTGGTTTACCATTCAATTTCTTTTCCACAACTAAATTGCGTGAAATAGGTGAAAAAATCCAATTATGTTTCataatgtaatattatattggcGCACCTCGTAGTTTTTCCTAAAATTCATAGTGGTTTAGTGTTACCAGATTCGCTAATTCCAAGAACAGTCTTGAAACCAATTAACAACGCTGCCACTGAATGTTATTGAAGCGATAATGTAAAAACCCTGTTCATTTAttagataaaataaattgcctaaaaaattgcattcaaaatGGACCATTTCACAAAACGATGACCCAATGGACcaagacaaaaaaatttaccaaaattgGTTCAAATGGACCAAACGGCAACAGTGTTCCCTAGATATACTGTTTTTTTTCTCGCCTTTGATTCTGACATAcagcgatagtataaaatgttcggttacacccaaatgTATGTAGCTCTTACGTACGGGTTTTAATTATTagtttcgtttctttttttccaGCAAACGGTGAGAAAGCTTTTCTTTGTGGTGCCAGTCTCATTAATAATCGCTATGTTGTAACGGCTGCACATTGTGTTAACAATGAAATGCTCCCTACAGGCTGGCGCCTAACTGGAGTTCGTTTGGGTGAATGGGATCTAGAGACATCACAAGATTGCCAATTTGATGGAAAGGGCAATAAACTTTGTTCGAGTTCACATATCGATTTTAGTATTGAGGAAGAAATTTATCATCCACTATACAATGATACAATCAAAAGATATGATATAGCCTTACTGCGTCTTCAAGAGAAAGTCAATTACAATGATTTCAGTAGCCCTATTTGCTTACCGGTCAGCACAAGCTCTTCAGAAAGTAATTACGAGGGCGTAACTTTGGGCATTGCAGGTTGGGGACAAACGGAAACATTCAATAATagcttaaagaaattaaaagcattGATACGAGGACTAAAACTTGAAAAATGCAAAGCCAAGTACCATATGGACATAGATAACACTCAAATATGTGCGGGCGGTGAGAAAGGTGTCAACTCGTGCAAGGGTGACTCTGGTGGACCACTAATGTTTCTCCAATCATTCAACGGAAGGGAATCATTTTTTTTGATTGGTGTCCTTTCAATTGGGCCGAGAGTGTGTGGACAAGAAGATTTCCCCGCGATTTACACCCGCGTAGATACTTTCATTAGCTGGATACAAAGTACCGTTAGAAAATAAATTGCTTAATTGTAATATGCGTGTTGCGTCTAGGGATGCAAatatcgtgaaatgaaacatgttcgatgtatcgatgtttcttcaaaacccatcgaaatcaaaaacatcggccattaagacatcgatacatcgaaacatcgatgtatttttgaacttttaaacttattttaaatttaatgtgaaaagctaagggatacagaagtagaagcataaataaatgaaatgtagtgcGTATtatgttgatacattttatttcacttagcattagatgtctgttaaaattttttctcaataaataatagaatttcaaaacaacgacatggaaagttttttcactgtcatttcttttcgattttacttctgcgtgatagttgccctgggtttagaaaacggtcgtttactcggcactgaagtggccactatgtgtaaatattaataatcctATTTATAAAACTCCGAAAACACAGTATTCTTGTCAatccaaactctattggcttctgattggtaggggtaactgCAGAGATACATTTATACGGAAGGTTGAAGCCGTCCccgtaattgtagataaatttgacagcttacatttcaccttttggtggaccaaatgtttattctggttccaaattttaaaagagtattctgtttcacattCATCCGAAGATtacgttgtatcagcgcgattctttgaattttttatgaaaaaaaaaaaaaatcttttaaccatagtatctttaaaatgcagtaatttgaatctctgatctaacgcagtagcctacgccagaattaaattgtataaataaattataaaagtaaccgcagtatagTCCAATATAGGGGTGTAGTGCAGGTCGCCTCCGAGTGGTGCACCCTGGGTAACGCTAAATGACCTGCGGCCTTCACGGCCTTACCAACCCCCCTTGATTGACGACCTTAGGCACGTATTCGGACAACGAGTAGGAACACCTTTTATGAATTGGTTGAACCCTGGGCTGGTGGGTGCGGCATTCTGTCACCTGAGTATGATGTGGTGACACACATCAGAAATGGCTGGCGGGTTAATGTCGCAACCGCCTCCGTCCCGTTAAAACCATGGCAGGCCTCGGAGTACGTTCCCCCCCGTCACCGTTCAGTTGGTGTGGTAGGTGTTGGTTGAGAAGACTCCCTCTTTACGCTGGTCGGCTCTGAACGCATAGCCCCATAAGGGAGTGCGTCAACCCTCGCCTTGGCCTCGTTTACGAGATAACCTTGGGACCATCAAAGGCGACTACCTCTCGGGGGGTGGATAGCGGCTCTGAGTGGGGACAACACACAACTAACGAGAACAAGAACGACAGCAATACATTGGAAGTAAGTCGGAACCGACACCTGGATGCATCCTGGTCTCGGGTGGGAGCTCGGCACCTGAGGTGAGGACGAAATCGTCCCCTCCCAGATTGCTCAACAGGAATAGGGCGGCCTCTGTCTCCGGGGAAACtactgacggacggacgggaGGTGTCGGCGGAGTCCAGCCGATTGCTGACCACAACAAGGCTGAGTTGCTTGGCGAGATCGCCAGCACTAGCAAAGGAACCTCTGCTAGACTCATGGCAGCTTCCACAGGAGCGAAAGGGCCGAAGAGAAACCAGAAAACTCCGGCTAGGAAATTGAAATCGGACCGACGTCTGTCCACCAAGATTGTGGAGCGTTGCGGGGGCAAGGAGGCCCCGTCGTCAGAGCATCATGCCGGCACGCTCGAATGGGCCAAGAAAGTGCTGAGCGAAGGAGGCGAACAGGAGGCGTCAGGGCAGAAGGCGGCCTCAACAGTAAAGCGACAAAGATCGCCGGAGGGAGAATCCTCTCTTGGAAAAAGGCCGCGAACGGGCGCAGCTCCATCGTTTAGCGAAATCGCTAAACTCGGCGTATTCGAACGAAGTAGGGAAGATGGATCCATCTCCCAGGACGAATGGAAAAGGGTGGCGGCGGCCATCTCCGCCGTTTTTATGAAGGTGGTCAAAGGGAACCCTGGACCACCACCTATGTGTGAAAGTGCCGGCTGGCACCACGGTATGCACAAATTAATAAGGTGCGCCGATGAACGATCGGCAGCGCTTTATAAGGAGGCAGTCTCTCGAGTGGGGGAGGTTTGGAAGGGAGCTAAGCTGGAGGCCGTGGATAAGGCAGATCTGCCGCTACGACCTAAGGCTCGCGTATGGCTACCTGCCGAACCCTCTTCCCCGGGTGAAATCGAGGAGATTATTCGGTACTGTAATCCCTCGCTGCCAACGCACAACTGGAAAGCGCTGATTCTGTTAAATGCGGAGTCTCTCGGTCCTCTAAAAGAAGCCAAGGGTGTCATAACCTATGGGTTTGAGAGAGTGGCACTAAAGATCCTCACTTTGGAACCCAAGGCGGATGGCCTCCAAGTGCGGAGAAGAAGGAGGAAGCGGATGGTCAAACGACCATGGAAGTGGAGCACGCACCTTCAGACCTGGCCAGCATCGGGGGCGGCTCATCGGCTGATGAGTCTGTCTTCGGCCTGGACCGGCTATTCGTCGCGGAGCAGAACGAAATCAGCCCAAGCGCTGAACTAGCGCTCTTGGAGGAGAGTCCGGAGAATGAAGTTTCTCCAGATTAACCTCCAACATGCAAAGGCGGCTTCCGCAGAACTGTTACTCCGTCTGGAACAGGAAGAGTCATAAGCTGCTAGCGGTATATGAACCAGGTAGAATCAGAGCCTGCATGCTAGTACGAAACGAACTAAAAGTGTTCCTCTTGTTCTTCCTAATTACAACAATGGAGACGTTGTGACGGCTAAGCTAGAGAGCGGTGAGGATGGACTTTGGCTGATATCAGCCTATATGTCTCACGAGGATGAGGTGGAACCACCTCCCCTGTTACTAAGAAAGGCCCTAGAGGAGGCCGATAAATCCGGAATCGGGGTCATCACAGGATGTGACGCGAACGCGCGACATCAAATCTGGGGCAGCTCGGTTACGAATAAAAGGGGTGAGTCACTTTTTGAATTCATTGTAGACGTAGATATTTTTGTCTCTAATAGGGGAAACACCCCTTCCTTTGTGACTGCGGGCAGGAAGGAGGTCCTTGACCTCACCCTTGCCTCTAATATGATTGGACCTATGATCTCGGGATGGAGGGTTCTAGAGAACCACTCTTTCTCGGACCATAGATACATCGCGTTTAGTCGTGATGAAGAAATTCCGCCCAGCAAAAGCTACAGCTACGGTAGGAGACTCCGACGTGCTCTACCAGTTGCGCCGAAGCGGGAATCCCTGCTCACAACGGATGCGGTGGATGAATACGTCGGAGTCTTTAGTTCCGCGTGTAATTATGCCCTGGAGAGCTCCTGTCCAATGGTGACACCGAAAGGCAGAGGGGAACCCTTCTGGTGGTCCTCGGAGCTCTCTAAAATTAGGGCATCTAGCCGAAGGTTATTCAACAAAGCTCGCAGAAGCGGGTTTGCAGGCGACTGGATATTGTATAAGAGCGGACTCGCGATTTACAAGTCCGAGATTAGGAAGGCTAAAACGTCCTCCTGGAGAGCCTTTTGTCAAAAGGTCGAAGGTTGCCGGGAATCTTCTAGGTTTAGGACCATTCTCGCAAAGAAACCCGTCCCTTTGGGGTATCTTAAGGACGGCAATGGAAGGTGGACTCTGAGCAGCGAGGAAACCCTCAATCTGCTCTTTGACGCTCACTTTCCGAGCAATCCTTCCCCTGGTGGAGCGCACCTTGGAGTGCTCCTCACTGACCATGCAGCCTTTCCGGACCTTTTGAGTGAACGGAACCATTCAAGTCCCCTGGGCTGGATGGTATCATCCCAGCGCAGCTGCAGCATGCAATCAAAACATCATACAGCTGGTTGGCCCCTATCTATGCGAACTGCATTAGACTGGGTCACATTCCGGGGGCTTGGAGGCAGGTTAGAGTTACGTTCATTTCCAAGGCTGGAAAGAGCTCGCATGTCGCGGCCAAGGATTTCAGGCCTATCAGTCTCTCCTCTTTCTTATTGAAAACTTTGGAGATGGTGATTGATCGGTATATCTGGGTAAGGATACCAGTAGATCTTTTATCTAGCGCGCAGCACGCTTACTGTAAAGGCAGGTCAGTAGACACCGCCCTACACACTGTGGTTACTTGTATAGAAAAGTCTATCGCACACAAACACTTTGCCGTGGGAACCTTTCTTGATATCGAGGGGGCTTTCAATAATGTTCTGCCGGAAGCGGTAATTGGAGCCCTGAATAGGTTCGGGGTTGAATCCAACCTTAAGCATCTCGTTTTCAGTCTGCTCTGCGAAAGAACGATCGTAGCGGACTGGGGCAGCGCGCGTGTAAACCGTGCCGTTAACAGGGGAACCCCCCAATGAGGAGCTCTCTCGCCTCTTCTCTGGATCATGGTCGTTAACGACCTGCTAGAGAAGCTTGCAGAGAGGGGCTGCCGGGTGGTAGCCTACGCTGACGACGTAGCTCTCATGGTCGAGGGGAAATTCCTAGGCACTgtgtacttcttcttcttcttcttaactggcgtagaaaccgcttacgcggttatagccgagtccacaacagtgcgccacgcatctctccttttggcggtttggcgccaattagtaataccaagtgaagacaggtccttttccacctggtcctgccaccggagtggaggtctccctcttcctcggcttccaccagcgggtactgcatcgaaaactttcagagctggggcactttcatccattcgaacaacatgacccagccagcgtagccgctgtctttttattcgctggactatgtctatgtcgtcgaacaacacatacagctcatcattccatcttctgcggtattcgccgttgccaatgtttaagggaccgtaaatcttccgcaaaacctttctctcgaaaactcctagtgccgtctcatcggatgttgacaccgtccacgcttctgcaccataaagtaggacgggaatgatgagggacttgtagagtttagtttttgttcgtcgagagaggactttacttttcaattgcctactcagtccatagtatcacctgttggcaagagtgattctgcgttggatttcaaggctgacattattatcggtgttaatattggttcctaggtatacgaaattatctacaacttcaaagttatgactgtcaacagtgacgtgggagccaagacgcgaatgcgctgactgtttgtttgatgacaggagatatttcgtcttgtcctcgttcaccaccagacccattcgcttcgcttccttatccaggcgggaaaaagcagaactaacttcgaggtcgtagataatttcgtatacctgggaaccagcatcaacaacacgaacaatgtcagcctcgaaatccagcgcagaataactcttgccaacaggtgctactttggactgagtaggcaattgaacagtaaagtcctctctcgacgaaccaaaatcaagctctacaagtcgcttatcattcccgtcctgctttacggtgcagaagcttggacgatgtcaacatcagatgagacgacactaggagttttcgagaggaaaattttgcgcaagatttatggtcctcagaacattggcaacggcgaataccgcagacgatggaacgatgagctgtacgagttatacgacgacattgacatagttcagcgaataaaaagacagcggctacgctggctaggtcatgttgtccgaatggacgaaaacactccagccctgaaagtgttcgatgcagtacccgccggaggaagccgaggaaggggaaggcctccactccgttggagggaccaggtgaagagcgacctggttacacttgggatctccaactggcgccgaactgcgaaggagagagacaggtggcgcactatcgtcgattcggctataaccggctaaacggttgcaacgccaatcacatacatacaacggcgcgggtgttgtttccgatgatatcaatatcatcggcgtacgccaggagctgtacactcttgtagaagattgtaccttctctatttagctctgcagctcttataattttctccagcatcaagttaaagaagtcgcacgatagcgaggcaccttgtctgaaacctcgtttggtatcgaacggctaggagaggtccttcccgatcctgacggagcttttggtgttgcccaacgtcaacttacacagccgtattagttttgcggggataccaaattcagacatcgcggcataaaggcagctccttttcgtgctgtcgaaagcagctttaaagtcgacaaatagatggtgtgtgtcgatccttttttcacgggtcttctccaagatttggcgcatggtgaatatctggtcagttgttgattttccaggtctaaagccacactgataaggtccaatcagtttgttgacggtgggctttagtctttcacacagtacgctcgatagaaccttataagcgatgttaaggaggcttatcccacgatagttggcgcagattgtggggtctccctttttgtggattgggcagagtacactgagattccaatcgtcgggcatgctttcttccgaccatatttcgcaaagaagctgatgcatgcaccttatcagctcttcgccgccgtatttgaatagctcggccggcaatccatcgggttcgccgccttgttgttcttcaagcgggtaattgctattctaatttcttcacggtcgggcaatggaacatctgttccatcgtcgtcgattggggaatcggttcgccatctcctggtgttgtactttcactgccattcagcaggctggagaagtgttccctccacaaacacagtatactctggtcatcaaccactagatcaccgctgggggtcctacaggagtgtactccggtcttgaaaccttcagttagtcgccggatcttttcgtaaaattttcgagcattacccctgtcggccagcttgtcaagctcttcatactcacgcatttctgcctctttctttctttttctgcaaatgcgtctcgcttccctcttcagctctcggtatctttcccatcccgctcgtgttgcggtcgatcgcaacattgcgaggtaggcagtctgttttctctccactgccagacgacaatcctcatcataccagctgtttttttggcttttccgaaagccaatggtttcggttgcagctgtacgtaaggagtttgatatgccgtcccacagctcccttataccgagatgctgatgagtgctctcagagcaggagtgcaagtcgagtagaaaatcgttcggctgtcggttgtgattgcagcttctcgatgtcgaaccttccttgtgtttgttgacgtgtgcgcttttctacacagaggcgggtgcgtatcttagctgctacaagatagtggtccgagtcgatgttaggaccacggagcgtacgctcatcaaaaacactggagaccatctatcacaacatgatcgatctggttgcgagtgattcgatccggggacagccaagtagcttgatggattttcttatgctggaatctagtactacagatgaccatatttcgggccccggcgaagtcgatcagcctcagaccgtttggtga
This portion of the Zeugodacus cucurbitae isolate PBARC_wt_2022May chromosome 3, idZeuCucr1.2, whole genome shotgun sequence genome encodes:
- the LOC105220023 gene encoding serine protease easter isoform X1; translated protein: MKSLRNIAVSLALTWCVFGAVSAESYGACQTPNGALGECMLIQKCPELNDMVKPNLEEAEMVFLRRSRCGDLGKSILVCCPRSQQARINILEEKPDDCETPNGKKGRCISILECGSLLSLVKEDLSANERDFLTKSVCKEGKRQVCCPDPLTKNRGELHLPPNCGKTSLTGRIYGGTAADIDEFPWTALLIYTQANGEKAFLCGASLINNRYVVTAAHCVNNEMLPTGWRLTGVRLGEWDLETSQDCQFDGKGNKLCSSSHIDFSIEEEIYHPLYNDTIKRYDIALLRLQEKVNYNDFSSPICLPVSTSSSESNYEGVTLGIAGWGQTETFNNSLKKLKALIRGLKLEKCKAKYHMDIDNTQICAGGEKGVNSCKGDSGGPLMFLQSFNGRESFFLIGVLSIGPRVCGQEDFPAIYTRVDTFISWIQSTVRK